A single genomic interval of Adhaeribacter pallidiroseus harbors:
- a CDS encoding C25 family cysteine peptidase, with amino-acid sequence MLPSDISPDGKLRLRFTVNPKGVPDIVRVRYLRVHYARKNLFTSRSWFFSPADTTKTGDSYFVFQKNNNQTVLGYDVTNPYAISKITINNQATEASFVGPAPNNRQQKILLVNASNIYSPAAPVKTTFRNLANNRSNFILVYHSRLRKPAAAYPDPVKAYAEYRASTNGGKYDTLSLEIRQVYDQFHYGEKSAQAIKHLVNYLSTQGKPAYLLLLGQALLADYENFGRSRTAPSPTASLRDMIPTGYPASDIFLTADWEKIFIFRK; translated from the coding sequence TTGCTCCCCAGCGACATCTCTCCGGATGGTAAATTACGATTACGGTTTACCGTTAACCCCAAAGGAGTCCCCGATATTGTTCGGGTAAGATATTTACGGGTGCATTACGCCCGAAAAAACTTATTTACCAGCCGCAGCTGGTTCTTTTCGCCGGCAGATACCACTAAAACGGGAGATTCTTATTTTGTTTTTCAAAAAAATAACAACCAAACGGTTTTGGGTTACGACGTAACTAACCCTTACGCTATTTCTAAAATTACCATTAATAATCAGGCCACTGAGGCTTCTTTCGTAGGCCCGGCCCCTAACAATCGCCAGCAGAAAATATTACTGGTAAATGCCAGTAATATATACAGCCCCGCGGCACCCGTAAAAACCACTTTCCGGAATCTGGCTAATAATCGTTCTAATTTTATTTTAGTATACCATAGCCGGTTACGCAAACCCGCCGCTGCTTATCCCGATCCGGTAAAAGCTTACGCCGAATACCGCGCCTCCACCAACGGGGGCAAGTACGATACGTTATCTCTAGAAATCAGGCAGGTGTATGATCAGTTTCACTACGGCGAGAAATCGGCTCAGGCCATAAAACACTTGGTAAATTATTTGTCTACCCAGGGTAAACCCGCGTATTTGCTTTTATTGGGGCAAGCATTGTTAGCCGATTACGAGAATTTTGGGCGTTCCCGGACTGCACCTTCGCCAACCGCCAGCCTGCGCGATATGATCCCGACGGGCTATCCGGCCTCTGATATATTCTTAACCGCCGATTGGGAAAAAATCTTTATTTTCCGAAAGTAG
- a CDS encoding PadR family transcriptional regulator, giving the protein MKVENTQVQMRKGILEFCILEIISRGEVYASDMLDELTAAKMIVVEGTLYPLLTRLKNAGLLDYSWVESTAGPPRKYYTLTETGKDFLEQLRQTWLEVEASIEFITKHKKQAS; this is encoded by the coding sequence ATGAAAGTAGAAAACACACAAGTGCAGATGCGGAAGGGTATTCTGGAATTCTGCATTTTGGAAATTATCTCTCGTGGTGAAGTCTACGCCTCGGATATGCTTGATGAGCTAACCGCTGCTAAAATGATTGTGGTAGAGGGCACGCTTTACCCGCTGCTTACCCGCCTCAAAAATGCCGGACTTCTCGACTACTCCTGGGTGGAGTCCACGGCCGGGCCACCCCGGAAGTATTATACCTTAACCGAAACCGGCAAAGATTTTTTGGAGCAGTTGCGCCAAACCTGGCTGGAAGTAGAAGCCTCTATCGAGTTCATAACGAAGCATAAAAAACAAGCATCATGA
- a CDS encoding PspC domain-containing protein translates to MKKNISINLQGLIFHIEEDGYEQLRQYLAAIKTYFSNYAGHEEIVADIEGRIAEVFSGKLNPGKQVITQEDVQALITQMGSVQDFASIEEEEDLNQPYSTSQNSSGTYSQTAGGATTAEETRTGTSPGTGPKRLFRDLNHKVISGVSAGFANYLGVDPIWIRLVFVFFFLLGVFTAGVSAGFVGFIYALCWIALPKSYTLTEVNARKLFRDSLDKKLGGVCSGLALYFGMDVGVVRLIFLLSVLFGGLGIPIYIVLWLVVPLATSITDRVQMQGNPITLSGIEESLKNNLRMSDENGQESNLARILLFPVRLVAQVLEVIAKALKPLVSFLGSAIRIFAGIILLIIALSFIFALFIGLGAGTGLINEQYIHGEWDGPMQLFARDFPGYGMVAGFLAGLIPSLFLLMIAVGLLTKRFFLKPLVGWSMFAVWVVCLFAMGSAVFVFQQNFNERGEYITERTFTTGALPTVQLNARNASSPAQRWINDVEFGTVNNPNIRVVQEFRAKGRTEDQAIQNAKMLDYRIQQRDSTLIFDRQARINRNGAFRDQELSLKIYLPQNKKFRLNQEFVYMASNYFDKDYDFEKINLRKSTWEFRDDKFTCATCAVKVEEEPREEENNNNNEVDLADIDINVLEGDLMAAWDDYGPEEKTFDFKDFEAVQVGGAYHVRLKKGDNFEVRAKGDEQGIKNLRAKQNGSTVEFESDENFWDFTKNNRENVLIEITMPALKNVDLSGAVKSEISGFDEDKCEISQSGAVQTNIGINANRLELDLSGAAKTTIAGRTDELQLSASGACNVEAGSLRAKSADINLSGASKASVFVTEKLSADASGVSSVNYSGNPRNVTTDVSGASKVRKN, encoded by the coding sequence ATGAAAAAGAATATAAGTATCAACCTGCAAGGCCTTATCTTCCACATCGAAGAAGATGGTTACGAGCAACTGCGGCAATACTTAGCCGCGATAAAAACGTACTTTTCTAATTATGCGGGTCACGAGGAGATTGTTGCGGATATTGAAGGCCGAATAGCAGAAGTATTTTCGGGCAAGTTAAACCCGGGTAAACAAGTAATTACCCAGGAAGATGTACAAGCTTTAATTACTCAAATGGGTAGCGTACAAGACTTTGCCAGCATCGAAGAAGAAGAAGATTTAAACCAGCCTTATAGCACCTCGCAAAATAGCTCCGGTACTTACAGCCAAACCGCTGGCGGAGCCACCACTGCCGAGGAAACTAGAACCGGCACTTCTCCGGGAACCGGCCCAAAACGCTTGTTCCGCGACTTAAACCACAAAGTAATCAGTGGGGTTTCCGCAGGATTTGCTAACTACCTGGGCGTTGATCCTATTTGGATTCGTCTGGTGTTTGTGTTCTTTTTCTTGTTAGGGGTATTTACCGCCGGTGTTTCGGCCGGGTTTGTTGGTTTTATTTACGCGCTCTGCTGGATTGCTTTACCCAAAAGTTACACCCTCACCGAAGTTAACGCGCGAAAACTATTCCGCGATTCACTGGATAAAAAATTAGGGGGGGTTTGCAGTGGTTTAGCCTTGTATTTCGGGATGGATGTAGGCGTCGTTCGGTTGATTTTCTTGCTTTCCGTTTTATTCGGCGGCTTGGGTATTCCCATCTACATCGTGTTGTGGCTAGTAGTTCCGCTAGCCACTTCCATCACCGACCGGGTACAAATGCAAGGCAATCCCATAACCTTGTCGGGTATTGAAGAATCGCTGAAAAACAATCTGCGCATGAGCGACGAAAACGGCCAGGAAAGTAACTTAGCCCGCATTCTATTATTCCCAGTTCGCCTGGTGGCTCAAGTTTTAGAAGTAATTGCCAAGGCCCTGAAGCCCCTGGTGAGTTTTCTGGGATCGGCCATTCGTATTTTTGCCGGTATAATCTTATTAATCATTGCGCTGAGCTTTATTTTTGCTTTATTCATTGGTTTAGGAGCAGGTACCGGCTTAATTAACGAGCAATATATACACGGTGAATGGGATGGTCCGATGCAGTTATTTGCCCGCGATTTTCCGGGCTACGGCATGGTGGCCGGCTTTCTGGCGGGCCTGATTCCTAGCTTGTTCTTATTAATGATTGCCGTGGGTTTATTAACCAAACGATTTTTCTTAAAGCCGCTGGTAGGCTGGTCGATGTTTGCGGTGTGGGTAGTGTGTTTATTTGCCATGGGCAGTGCCGTATTCGTATTTCAGCAAAACTTTAACGAACGTGGCGAATATATTACCGAAAGAACTTTTACGACGGGAGCGCTTCCAACGGTGCAACTAAATGCCCGGAATGCTAGTTCACCGGCGCAACGCTGGATTAATGACGTGGAATTTGGCACGGTTAACAACCCGAATATCCGGGTAGTGCAGGAATTCCGGGCCAAAGGCCGCACCGAAGATCAGGCTATCCAAAATGCGAAAATGCTGGACTACCGCATTCAACAACGCGATTCTACCTTGATTTTTGATCGGCAAGCCCGCATTAACCGGAACGGAGCTTTCCGCGACCAGGAATTAAGTTTAAAAATTTACTTGCCGCAGAATAAAAAATTTCGCCTGAACCAGGAATTTGTGTACATGGCCTCCAACTACTTCGACAAAGACTATGATTTTGAAAAAATAAATTTAAGAAAAAGCACTTGGGAATTTCGGGATGATAAATTTACCTGTGCCACTTGCGCGGTAAAAGTAGAAGAAGAACCCCGCGAGGAAGAAAACAACAATAACAACGAGGTAGACCTTGCCGATATTGATATTAATGTGCTGGAAGGCGATTTAATGGCTGCTTGGGATGATTATGGACCGGAAGAAAAAACGTTTGATTTCAAAGATTTTGAAGCGGTTCAGGTGGGTGGCGCCTATCACGTCCGGCTGAAAAAAGGAGATAATTTTGAAGTTCGGGCTAAGGGCGATGAACAAGGAATTAAGAATTTAAGAGCCAAGCAAAACGGAAGTACCGTTGAATTTGAATCGGATGAAAATTTCTGGGATTTTACGAAGAATAACCGGGAGAATGTGTTGATTGAGATTACCATGCCCGCTTTAAAAAATGTGGATTTATCGGGCGCTGTTAAATCAGAAATTTCGGGATTTGATGAAGATAAATGCGAGATTAGCCAATCCGGGGCGGTACAAACCAATATCGGTATCAATGCCAACCGTTTAGAATTAGATTTATCCGGCGCCGCTAAAACCACCATTGCCGGCCGCACTGATGAGTTGCAATTATCGGCTTCCGGAGCCTGCAACGTAGAAGCCGGGAGTTTACGGGCCAAATCTGCGGATATTAACTTATCCGGTGCTTCTAAGGCTTCGGTGTTTGTAACCGAGAAATTATCTGCTGATGCCTCTGGGGTAAGCAGTGTTAATTACAGCGGCAATCCGCGCAATGTAACCACCGATGTATCCGGAGCATCCAAAGTGCGTAAGAATTAA
- a CDS encoding ArnT family glycosyltransferase, with amino-acid sequence MRFFIGNKSKRVLALLWLLATGLNLNKAFHIDDAFHLAAAQWIEQHPFTPMSGLVLWDYGYAPIHEYNQPPLYFYFIALCGHWWSYHEILLHLMQSGFTFLTIFFFYKLAQLVAPTFALLSTAFLVLNPAFLINQNVMVDVPLLSLHLIFIYLLLKPHFTSEWMRYVLVALVLSIALLIKYTSLPLLVILLAHLVLPKKFRFLAVLLLPIGVLLLWSIWNYQEFGAVHLFRPTSALTISRVSQKLLAFVITLGAITPFSLAYAAGFIAKYQKRYWFIIPTLIIMLLAFVSLTYQGFISEKNAVRALWGFCFINAICLIYLVLDNYWPFRNYKNLKKYSQSDHFTILLWGTAISSFIILFAHFMASRHVLLVLPAVILLAAKLLRDAPANLRILALVFSASISLLLAASDWTFADTYRQEAVKTKNKLKGPGTIWTVGYWGWHWYSQQAGMKTYVAGKVQVKKNDYFVIPANLPHQEFKNYTHLKLIYQKVVPRNKITFFSCSTIPGMYSTNYANPPIKLTRLPLDTIKIYQVMQAF; translated from the coding sequence GTGAGATTCTTTATAGGTAACAAGTCTAAACGGGTTCTCGCGCTTTTGTGGTTGCTGGCCACTGGCTTAAACCTAAATAAGGCCTTTCACATTGATGATGCTTTTCATTTGGCGGCGGCCCAATGGATAGAGCAACATCCTTTTACCCCTATGTCGGGGCTTGTGCTTTGGGATTATGGCTATGCTCCTATTCACGAGTATAACCAACCGCCTTTGTATTTTTACTTTATCGCTTTATGTGGCCATTGGTGGAGCTATCATGAAATACTCTTGCACCTGATGCAGTCTGGTTTTACTTTTTTAACTATTTTCTTCTTTTACAAACTGGCCCAACTGGTAGCACCCACATTCGCTTTGTTAAGCACCGCTTTTCTCGTTTTAAACCCGGCATTTTTAATTAACCAAAATGTAATGGTAGATGTACCATTATTGAGTTTACACTTAATTTTTATCTATCTCCTGTTAAAGCCCCATTTTACCTCGGAATGGATGCGCTACGTTTTAGTTGCTTTGGTGTTAAGCATCGCCCTCCTGATTAAATATACTTCCCTCCCATTGCTTGTAATTTTACTAGCTCACCTGGTACTACCTAAAAAATTTAGATTTTTAGCTGTTTTGCTGCTTCCCATTGGTGTGCTGTTGCTGTGGTCCATTTGGAACTACCAGGAGTTTGGCGCGGTGCATCTTTTCCGTCCTACCTCTGCTTTAACTATATCCCGGGTAAGTCAGAAATTACTGGCTTTTGTAATTACGCTGGGCGCAATTACTCCTTTTTCATTAGCTTATGCTGCTGGGTTTATCGCGAAATACCAAAAAAGATATTGGTTTATTATTCCTACCCTAATCATAATGCTCCTGGCCTTTGTAAGCTTAACTTACCAGGGATTTATCTCTGAAAAAAACGCTGTGCGCGCTTTGTGGGGGTTTTGTTTTATAAATGCCATTTGCCTCATTTATTTGGTTCTGGATAACTACTGGCCTTTCCGGAATTATAAAAATTTAAAAAAATACAGCCAATCTGACCATTTTACAATTTTATTATGGGGAACCGCAATTAGTAGCTTTATTATCTTGTTCGCCCATTTTATGGCCTCCCGACATGTATTGTTGGTATTACCCGCTGTAATCCTGCTAGCAGCTAAATTGTTGCGTGACGCCCCCGCGAACCTCCGGATATTAGCGCTGGTATTTTCCGCCAGCATCAGCTTACTACTAGCGGCCTCCGACTGGACCTTTGCGGACACTTACCGGCAAGAAGCAGTAAAGACCAAAAATAAGCTAAAAGGGCCGGGTACTATCTGGACGGTAGGCTATTGGGGATGGCATTGGTATAGCCAACAAGCCGGCATGAAAACCTATGTTGCCGGAAAAGTGCAGGTTAAGAAAAATGATTATTTTGTGATTCCGGCCAACTTACCGCATCAGGAATTTAAAAATTACACTCATCTAAAGTTGATTTATCAGAAAGTCGTACCCAGAAATAAAATCACTTTTTTTTCCTGTTCGACTATTCCGGGCATGTATTCTACCAATTACGCAAACCCACCCATTAAACTGACCAGATTGCCGCTTGATACCATTAAAATCTACCAGGTAATGCAGGCTTTTTAG
- a CDS encoding C25 family cysteine peptidase — MGKNLYFPKVATGRLVAQNAEELAAYLDKVKEHEALPNTLTWRKNILHLGGGDTDQLKTYIRSSLTRWQNMVEKTYLGARVKSIYRLNTTSGVERLNVSSEINAGVGLVTFFGHSSPTSNDLDIGFVTDPVNGYNNTGKYPIMIMNGCATGNPFLDNTFGVNWLLAPKKGIIAYLASTSTGYANLLQLYSEKFYEVAFTDSLYYGKSVGVIQQEVIKRFLTQAQSPNATAQAMQILLQGDPAIRFFSPEKPDYVVQENGPKVQAFNNERLTAAADSFNIVIPVTNFGKAVADSFYVSVSRNNATVIDSVLFPPVYNQDTLIFKFVDRANHFSGVNQFTITLDHLNKISELDETNNSYTFEHYFPANTLQALYPPEYAIVHESTVKLTGQSLEEQSKTQDYYFELDTAPTFNSAQKQSTTISGAGALPIWKISLPTNQALEDSVVYYWRFRTSELAPGQDSVIWGSSSFRYIPGSPDGWSQSQPAQLQNSITNGLALESATQKWEFTPNSKKITLKAGGGKTAQSFPPNGIFMDGRIRFDGSCGFNVPNILAVVFNDKTLEPHLMPATVGAALCGSPPKAMYHFVNLDVAQNQETLRRFLNEIPAGYYVALISVRNVPFTIFSPALKETFHQLGSRLIDSLQTGYPFALVGRKDSPVGTAQEATYLRNSPMEAALQNIELNATMQTRGVAGNITSTFVGPATAWKKVHYLVKKNGAGKDPFTLTLRAYNEQRNKDTLVYTNQTALALDLTKLNAKRYPYLQLQLAVTDTLDRTAPQLKEWLVLYQGAPEGVVRADTVDSDKFQNLTAQAASGSISTHFLFQNVSNFNFADSLVARFTLSGTNGFTQDVKVKALAAGEVVSIPVTFATRNLSGKYTLRLFVNPYLQPELVYTNNIFEIPFTIGPNTPPLLDVAFDGQHILDGDIVSPNPQITISVKDEDKYSFLKDTEGMEMLLLRPNSPNFEQVNLSGQDSKIFPADKKNDFRVEYHPENLENGIYKLRVQAKDISNNKAGFEPYEISFNVINESTITNFYPYPNPLSSKTRFVFTVTGAQVPQNLKVQILTVTGKVIREITKEELGPIKIGNNTSEYAWDGTDEFGDKLANGVYLYRVVMDTDLFTHRNTAADKAFKKGYGKLYILR, encoded by the coding sequence TTGGGAAAAAATCTTTATTTTCCGAAAGTAGCTACCGGCCGGTTAGTAGCACAAAATGCGGAAGAACTAGCCGCGTACCTGGACAAAGTAAAAGAACACGAAGCCTTGCCCAATACACTAACCTGGCGAAAAAACATTTTGCATTTAGGCGGCGGCGACACGGACCAGCTTAAAACGTATATCCGCAGCTCTTTAACCCGGTGGCAGAATATGGTGGAAAAAACTTATTTAGGGGCCAGGGTAAAAAGCATTTACCGTTTAAACACTACCTCGGGGGTGGAGCGTTTAAATGTTTCGTCGGAGATAAACGCCGGGGTGGGTTTAGTTACTTTTTTTGGTCATTCTTCGCCCACCAGTAACGATTTGGACATTGGCTTTGTAACCGATCCGGTAAATGGATATAACAACACCGGTAAATACCCCATCATGATTATGAACGGTTGTGCTACCGGAAATCCGTTTTTAGATAATACTTTTGGGGTAAACTGGTTGTTAGCTCCTAAAAAAGGGATTATTGCTTATTTGGCCAGCACCAGCACCGGGTACGCCAATTTGTTACAGCTTTACTCCGAAAAATTTTACGAAGTAGCCTTTACCGACTCTCTTTATTACGGTAAATCGGTGGGCGTAATTCAGCAAGAGGTTATTAAACGTTTTTTAACGCAGGCCCAAAGTCCGAATGCCACCGCGCAAGCCATGCAAATTTTATTGCAAGGAGATCCAGCTATCCGTTTTTTTTCGCCGGAAAAACCCGATTACGTAGTGCAGGAAAATGGGCCGAAGGTGCAGGCCTTCAACAACGAGCGGCTTACCGCAGCGGCTGATTCTTTTAACATTGTTATTCCGGTTACTAATTTTGGGAAGGCCGTAGCCGATTCGTTTTATGTATCCGTTAGCCGCAACAACGCCACCGTAATTGATTCTGTTTTGTTTCCGCCGGTGTATAATCAAGATACCTTAATTTTTAAATTTGTAGATAGAGCCAATCATTTTTCCGGTGTTAATCAATTTACCATTACCCTGGATCATCTGAATAAGATCAGCGAATTAGATGAAACCAACAACAGCTATACTTTTGAGCATTATTTTCCGGCTAATACGCTACAGGCACTGTATCCTCCAGAATACGCCATCGTGCACGAAAGTACCGTTAAATTAACGGGTCAGTCGCTGGAAGAGCAAAGCAAAACCCAGGATTACTATTTTGAACTCGATACGGCCCCAACTTTTAACTCTGCTCAAAAACAATCCACTACCATCAGCGGGGCCGGCGCCTTACCAATCTGGAAAATTTCGTTACCCACCAATCAGGCACTGGAAGATAGCGTGGTGTATTACTGGCGCTTCCGGACGAGTGAGCTAGCTCCCGGACAAGATTCGGTTATTTGGGGAAGCAGTTCTTTCCGGTATATTCCGGGTAGTCCGGATGGTTGGTCGCAAAGCCAACCTGCTCAGTTACAAAATTCCATTACTAACGGCCTGGCATTGGAGTCCGCCACTCAGAAATGGGAATTCACGCCAAATTCTAAAAAGATAACCTTAAAAGCAGGAGGTGGAAAAACTGCTCAATCCTTTCCGCCAAACGGAATTTTTATGGATGGCCGCATTCGCTTCGACGGAAGTTGCGGCTTTAACGTTCCTAATATACTAGCGGTGGTATTTAACGATAAAACCTTGGAACCGCATCTGATGCCCGCAACTGTAGGAGCAGCTCTCTGCGGTAGTCCGCCCAAAGCCATGTATCACTTTGTAAACCTGGATGTAGCGCAAAACCAGGAAACTTTACGCCGTTTTCTGAACGAAATACCAGCGGGTTATTACGTGGCTTTAATATCGGTTAGAAATGTGCCTTTTACCATTTTTTCACCGGCTTTAAAAGAAACATTTCACCAGTTAGGTTCTCGCCTGATCGATAGCCTGCAAACCGGTTATCCGTTTGCTCTGGTGGGCCGGAAGGATAGCCCGGTGGGAACTGCCCAGGAAGCAACTTACTTGCGCAATAGCCCGATGGAGGCAGCCTTACAAAATATTGAGTTAAATGCTACTATGCAGACTCGCGGGGTGGCCGGTAATATAACATCTACCTTTGTTGGTCCGGCTACCGCCTGGAAAAAGGTGCATTATCTAGTTAAAAAGAATGGGGCCGGCAAAGATCCGTTTACTTTGACACTTCGGGCTTACAACGAGCAGCGCAACAAAGATACGCTGGTGTACACCAACCAAACTGCACTGGCTTTGGATTTAACGAAGCTAAATGCCAAACGCTATCCTTATTTGCAGTTGCAGTTAGCCGTGACAGATACCCTGGACCGAACCGCTCCGCAATTAAAAGAATGGCTGGTGCTGTACCAGGGTGCGCCCGAAGGGGTGGTACGAGCCGATACGGTAGATTCAGATAAATTTCAAAATCTAACGGCGCAGGCAGCTTCCGGCAGCATTAGTACTCATTTTTTATTTCAAAATGTATCTAATTTTAATTTTGCCGACTCGCTGGTAGCCCGTTTTACCTTATCGGGAACAAACGGGTTTACCCAGGATGTAAAAGTAAAAGCACTTGCTGCCGGAGAGGTCGTTTCAATTCCGGTTACCTTTGCTACCCGTAATTTAAGCGGCAAATACACTTTACGATTATTTGTGAACCCCTATTTGCAACCAGAATTAGTGTATACCAACAATATTTTTGAAATACCATTTACCATTGGTCCCAACACCCCACCCCTATTAGATGTTGCTTTTGATGGCCAACATATTCTGGATGGAGACATTGTGTCCCCCAATCCGCAGATTACCATTTCGGTAAAAGACGAAGATAAATACTCGTTTTTGAAAGATACCGAAGGTATGGAAATGCTGTTATTACGGCCCAACAGCCCTAATTTTGAGCAAGTTAACTTATCCGGTCAGGATAGTAAAATTTTTCCGGCTGACAAGAAGAATGATTTCCGGGTAGAGTATCATCCGGAAAACCTGGAAAACGGTATTTACAAATTGCGGGTGCAGGCGAAAGATATCAGTAACAATAAGGCTGGTTTTGAACCGTACGAAATTAGTTTTAATGTGATTAACGAATCTACGATTACTAATTTTTACCCGTATCCTAATCCTTTGTCCAGCAAAACCCGGTTTGTGTTTACCGTAACCGGGGCCCAAGTACCCCAAAACCTGAAAGTTCAAATTTTAACGGTTACGGGTAAAGTTATCCGGGAAATTACCAAAGAAGAGTTAGGACCCATTAAGATAGGTAATAACACGAGTGAGTACGCCTGGGATGGCACCGACGAATTTGGGGACAAGCTGGCCAACGGAGTGTATTTGTACCGCGTGGTAATGGACACCGATCTGTTCACGCACCGTAACACGGCCGCAGATAAAGCTTTTAAAAAGGGTTATGGCAAATTGTATATTTTGCGTTAA
- a CDS encoding putative type IX sorting system protein PorV2, which produces MLPKILPFILLSLFLLSSSAWSQISAPKYSNEFLNIGVGGRALGMGNVQVSFVDDATAGYWNPAGLLRLPNKYNVSLMHSELFAGIVKNDFAAFALPLDTSSALGFSITRSGVDDIADTRRLKNHEYGYYQYDSIRFFSVADYAFLVSYARKSNLIKGLQLGANAKIIYRNVGDFANAWGFGLDVGAQLQRKDWQFGLMARDITTTFNAWTHDPEEIRYSQLLVDSTSALPKNTIEITLPRLILGAARTFTLPKNFNLLLAADFDFTFDGRRNVLFKSAVFSIDPKIAFELNYNRLVFLRAGMNNLQQIKEFNNQETWQFQPNFGVGIATNGLHVDLALSKVADNSEVSSIIVSVGYAFD; this is translated from the coding sequence ATGTTACCTAAAATTTTACCTTTTATTCTGCTTAGTTTATTTCTTCTTTCTTCTTCGGCCTGGAGCCAGATTTCGGCGCCGAAGTACAGCAACGAATTTTTAAATATTGGCGTAGGCGGACGGGCTTTGGGTATGGGCAACGTGCAGGTAAGTTTCGTGGATGATGCTACCGCTGGTTATTGGAACCCGGCCGGCTTGTTGCGCTTGCCTAATAAGTATAATGTGAGTTTGATGCACTCCGAATTATTTGCAGGAATTGTTAAAAACGACTTTGCGGCTTTTGCTTTACCCCTGGATACCAGCAGTGCCCTTGGTTTTTCCATTACCCGTTCCGGAGTAGATGATATTGCCGATACCCGTCGGCTCAAAAACCACGAATACGGCTATTACCAATACGATAGCATTCGTTTTTTCTCCGTGGCCGATTATGCTTTTTTAGTTTCTTACGCCCGAAAAAGTAATTTGATTAAAGGTTTGCAACTCGGCGCCAATGCTAAAATTATTTACCGGAACGTGGGCGATTTTGCTAACGCCTGGGGTTTTGGTTTAGATGTTGGGGCGCAGTTACAACGCAAAGATTGGCAGTTTGGCCTGATGGCCCGTGATATCACCACCACGTTTAACGCCTGGACGCACGATCCTGAAGAAATAAGGTATTCGCAATTACTCGTGGATTCCACGTCGGCTTTGCCCAAAAATACCATTGAAATTACGTTGCCTCGGTTAATTCTGGGAGCGGCTCGCACGTTTACGCTTCCAAAAAATTTTAATTTGCTCCTGGCTGCTGATTTTGATTTTACCTTTGATGGACGACGAAATGTTTTATTTAAAAGCGCTGTTTTTTCGATTGATCCTAAAATTGCTTTTGAATTAAATTACAATCGGTTGGTTTTTCTACGAGCCGGTATGAATAATTTGCAGCAGATTAAAGAATTTAACAATCAGGAAACCTGGCAGTTTCAGCCCAACTTTGGCGTTGGTATTGCCACCAACGGTTTGCATGTAGATTTGGCTTTGTCTAAAGTAGCCGATAATTCGGAAGTTTCATCTATTATTGTTTCGGTGGGATATGCATTTGATTAA
- a CDS encoding YsnF/AvaK domain-containing protein, with translation MSQTVIGIFDNSTEAQQALQQLISAGISQDRIDISTPGTSGSTTSSTSSSYTDHDDNDSVGNFFRNLFGADDDDNVRSYSEVGRRGNIITVHAQSAQEAQSAAQILDEYGAVDIDERAEQYRSNTNTSADVNTSGAIPIIEEELQVGKRVVETGGARIRSRIIERPVEESVRLRVEHVRVERNPVNRPATEADLANFREGEIELREQAEVPVVGKEARVVEEVRLGKDVEERQETIHETVRRTDVEVEDLSTDINRTSTTNTTSTTGTTNLDLDRNPNL, from the coding sequence ATGTCACAAACAGTAATAGGAATATTCGACAATTCAACAGAAGCGCAACAAGCATTACAGCAATTAATTAGCGCCGGTATTTCGCAAGATAGGATTGATATATCCACTCCCGGAACTTCTGGTTCTACCACTAGTTCTACTTCTTCCAGCTATACTGACCATGATGATAACGATAGCGTAGGCAATTTCTTCCGGAATTTGTTTGGCGCGGATGATGATGATAACGTAAGATCTTACAGCGAAGTGGGTCGTAGGGGTAACATTATTACCGTTCATGCTCAATCGGCTCAAGAAGCGCAAAGTGCTGCTCAGATTTTAGATGAGTACGGTGCTGTAGATATCGATGAGCGGGCGGAGCAGTATCGCAGCAATACCAATACTTCGGCTGATGTAAATACTTCAGGTGCTATTCCGATTATCGAGGAAGAATTGCAGGTAGGTAAAAGAGTAGTGGAAACAGGTGGTGCTCGTATCCGGAGCCGGATTATCGAGCGCCCCGTTGAAGAAAGTGTACGTTTACGCGTAGAGCACGTTCGGGTAGAGCGTAATCCGGTAAATCGTCCGGCTACCGAAGCGGATTTGGCAAACTTCCGCGAAGGCGAAATTGAACTAAGAGAACAAGCCGAAGTGCCTGTAGTGGGCAAAGAAGCCCGGGTAGTGGAAGAAGTAAGATTAGGTAAAGACGTAGAAGAACGTCAGGAAACTATTCACGAAACCGTACGCCGGACCGATGTGGAAGTAGAAGACCTGAGCACGGATATTAACCGGACCAGCACTACTAATACTACCAGTACCACCGGTACTACTAACTTAGACCTGGATAGAAATCCAAACTTATAA